From a region of the Chitinophaga caseinilytica genome:
- a CDS encoding RNA polymerase sigma factor: MTLIRNISQQRFKKIVDSTVDRLYASLFHLCKDKERCEDIMQEAYIRLWNNLDAVKDDEAVIALLRTYARNIFLDEVRKTARRQQGMQHHVPEEKTDSPEDYLRNRELNAQLQAAINKLPPQQQMIFRLHKEHALSYKQISAQMKIATGTIEVQMNRALKSLKNELSHLNGQP, encoded by the coding sequence ATGACGCTGATACGAAACATATCGCAACAACGGTTCAAGAAGATCGTGGACAGCACGGTTGACCGGCTGTATGCGAGCCTTTTCCATTTGTGCAAGGACAAGGAGCGGTGTGAAGACATTATGCAGGAGGCGTACATCCGGTTGTGGAACAACCTCGACGCGGTGAAAGACGACGAAGCGGTGATTGCGCTGTTGCGGACATATGCCCGCAATATTTTCCTGGACGAGGTGCGGAAAACGGCGCGGCGGCAACAGGGCATGCAGCATCATGTTCCAGAAGAAAAAACGGATTCCCCGGAAGATTATCTCCGCAACCGTGAGCTGAACGCCCAATTGCAGGCGGCCATCAATAAACTGCCGCCCCAGCAGCAAATGATTTTCCGGCTGCATAAGGAACATGCGCTGAGCTACAAGCAAATTTCCGCGCAGATGAAAATCGCGACGGGCACCATCGAAGTGCAAATGAACCGCGCCCTCAAATCCCTCAAGAATGAGCTTTCCCACCTCAACGGGCAACCCTGA
- a CDS encoding RagB/SusD family nutrient uptake outer membrane protein, whose amino-acid sequence MQKLISITCLALLALATGCSKFLDRKPLSTVSPNNYYNTESEVNSALAGVYSICAMEFMWGGRIPIRHNASTDESFYSVTNQLVGVWWFNYDGSDPVVTEMWTYLYTGIERANMLLANIEKTQMDAGRKKAVIGEARFLRAWYYFTLVQYYGGVPLKTEPSSSVNNVDIARNSAESVYAFVEAEMKAAEELVGEVTDIKSTERISKSTVRAAMARMYLQWAGEPLKNTAKYADARAAALKVVQSGQHELNPDYKQIYINECQDVNDWKECIWETGNWGNNSDANRLGGRHGNENGVRCTSSNDQEIGYAYGFNSTTYKLYHLYAAGDLRRDWAIANYTLNSAGVKAPIGATSIYNRNCGKWRREYELLRPLNKNYTPTNFPIIRYADVLLMLAEAENEVSGPAGAFEYLNMVRRRGYGKPIATADPAVDITGLGQVAFRQEIQDERARELCFEGVRKMDLIRWGIYLEAMRDQALEIRARATNTYQYAATAAERVSERHLLYPIPAIEMSLNKSMQQNPGW is encoded by the coding sequence ATGCAGAAGCTCATTTCCATCACCTGCCTCGCCCTGCTCGCGCTTGCGACGGGCTGCAGCAAGTTCCTGGACAGAAAGCCCCTCTCCACCGTATCTCCCAACAATTACTATAATACCGAATCGGAAGTGAATTCCGCATTGGCTGGTGTATACTCCATCTGCGCCATGGAATTCATGTGGGGCGGCAGGATCCCCATCCGCCACAACGCCAGCACCGACGAAAGTTTTTACTCCGTCACCAATCAGCTGGTAGGTGTCTGGTGGTTCAATTACGACGGGTCTGACCCCGTGGTCACCGAAATGTGGACGTACCTCTATACCGGTATCGAGCGGGCGAACATGCTGCTCGCCAATATCGAAAAAACACAGATGGATGCCGGCCGGAAAAAGGCGGTCATCGGCGAAGCGCGGTTCCTGCGTGCCTGGTATTACTTTACGCTCGTGCAGTATTATGGCGGCGTGCCGTTGAAAACCGAGCCCTCCAGCTCCGTGAACAATGTAGACATCGCCAGAAATTCCGCAGAGAGTGTTTACGCTTTCGTGGAAGCGGAAATGAAAGCGGCGGAAGAGCTGGTAGGAGAGGTGACCGATATCAAGTCCACCGAGCGCATCTCCAAATCCACCGTGCGCGCCGCCATGGCCCGCATGTACCTGCAATGGGCCGGCGAACCGCTGAAGAACACCGCCAAATACGCCGATGCACGCGCGGCGGCGCTCAAGGTGGTGCAATCCGGCCAGCACGAGCTGAACCCGGACTACAAGCAGATTTACATCAACGAATGCCAGGACGTCAACGATTGGAAGGAATGCATCTGGGAAACCGGCAACTGGGGCAACAACAGCGATGCTAACCGCCTCGGCGGGCGCCACGGCAATGAAAACGGCGTGCGTTGCACTTCGTCCAACGACCAGGAGATCGGCTATGCCTACGGGTTCAACAGTACCACCTACAAGCTGTACCATCTCTATGCAGCGGGCGATCTCCGCCGCGACTGGGCGATCGCCAATTACACGCTCAATTCCGCGGGGGTGAAAGCGCCCATCGGCGCCACGAGCATCTACAACCGCAACTGCGGGAAATGGCGCCGGGAATACGAGCTGCTCCGGCCCCTCAATAAAAACTACACGCCCACCAACTTCCCCATCATCCGGTATGCAGACGTGCTGCTGATGCTGGCCGAAGCGGAAAACGAAGTGAGCGGCCCCGCGGGTGCTTTCGAATACCTCAACATGGTGCGCCGCCGCGGATACGGCAAACCCATCGCCACGGCCGATCCTGCCGTTGATATCACAGGATTGGGACAGGTGGCTTTCCGGCAGGAGATCCAGGACGAGCGGGCGCGCGAGCTGTGCTTCGAAGGCGTTAGGAAGATGGACCTCATCCGCTGGGGTATCTACCTGGAGGCGATGCGGGACCAGGCGCTGGAAATCAGGGCCAGGGCTACCAACACTTACCAGTACGCGGCCACGGCAGCGGAAAGGGTGTCGGAAAGGCATTTGCTGTACCCCATCCCCGCCATCGAAATGTCGCTGAACAAAAGCATGCAGCAAAACCCGGGTTGGTAA
- the xth gene encoding exodeoxyribonuclease III → MKIATYNVNGVNGRLPVLLRWLEESRPDYVCLQELKAPEEKFPLQAINDAGYEAIWHGQKSWNGVAILSRHGLPVEVTRVLPGDPEDLHSRYIEAEVSGITLGCLYLPNGNPAPGPKFDYKLGWFERFALHAKQHIDSGKPVVLAGDYNVIPTGRDVYKPERWVDDALFRPETRAAYEKVISQGWTDALRALYPDETIYTFWDYFRDAFGRNAGLRIDHFLLSPSIKDRLKSAGVDKNVRGWEKSSDHAPVWIELKN, encoded by the coding sequence ATGAAAATTGCCACTTACAACGTAAACGGCGTGAATGGCCGTCTGCCCGTACTGTTGCGCTGGCTGGAAGAAAGCCGGCCGGATTATGTGTGCCTCCAGGAGCTGAAGGCGCCCGAAGAAAAGTTCCCCCTGCAGGCGATCAACGACGCCGGTTACGAAGCCATCTGGCATGGACAGAAAAGCTGGAACGGCGTCGCCATCCTTTCGCGGCACGGCTTGCCGGTGGAAGTGACGCGCGTGCTGCCCGGCGACCCGGAAGACCTCCATAGCCGGTATATTGAAGCGGAAGTAAGCGGCATTACGCTCGGATGCCTCTATCTGCCCAACGGCAACCCCGCGCCGGGGCCCAAGTTCGACTACAAGCTGGGCTGGTTCGAACGATTCGCGCTGCATGCGAAGCAGCATATCGATTCCGGGAAACCCGTGGTGCTGGCGGGGGATTACAACGTGATCCCCACCGGCCGCGACGTATATAAACCGGAACGCTGGGTCGACGATGCGCTCTTCCGCCCGGAAACGCGGGCGGCTTATGAAAAAGTGATCTCCCAGGGGTGGACGGACGCGCTGCGCGCCCTCTATCCCGACGAAACCATTTATACCTTCTGGGATTATTTCCGCGACGCGTTCGGCCGGAATGCCGGCCTGCGGATCGATCATTTCCTGCTGAGCCCATCTATTAAAGACCGGCTGAAAAGCGCCGGCGTTGATAAAAATGTCCGCGGATGGGAGAAATCCAGCGATCATGCGCCGGTGTGGATCGAATTGAAAAACTAA
- a CDS encoding TonB-dependent receptor, producing the protein MWNNLLSSKKWMAAPLVFLLLIVSSGAMGQVGLAKKISVNFRNTPLKDALKTITKEAGTVFVYTSNDAAFQAPVNYSATAESVENVIRKILTQQQLQFRVMEGKVLIEKARPAPKPQPSNKLIHITGRVVDEEGQPMPGVTVSVKGSPIGTATDAEGMYHLKDLSGNAVLTYSLLGYGRQEQPLNGRDVLNVTLKVSASELSETVVIGYGTQKRSDLTGSVGSVNVNDMNKAPVSSFDEALAGRVAGVNVSSSEGQPGSGIIISIRGNNSLTQDNSPLYVIDGFPIESANNSLINPDDIETIDVLKDASATAIYGARGANGVIIITTKRGKTGAPSISYNGRYGWMENIQRIPVMNAYEFVKLQQEINVGDLDETYLANGVTLDDYKNVESIDWQGKLYRVAPQQNHSISMRGGSDKTKYAVSGQALDQQGTIINSAFKRYQAKISLDQIINDRIKVGGNVTYTNTKTTGTTPSAPSLSSMNNLLYSAWGYRPSGPIRSEKPINENFEDELIDDMVNSGTDYRINPFLSAENEYRLRNVDNLIANAFGEYKILPNLRLRISGGLNKNTQRNDAFNNSKTRSGNPYTVYKVNGSIMYYESTNWLNENTLTFDKKFNKYHRLNAVAGFTAQGNHYAVHGMSANQLPNESLGLNGLSQGVPQPITSSESEWALASWLARVNYVFRDKYFLTASFRSDGSSKFRADNQWSYFPSGAVAWEISKESFMKEIRFISNAKLRASWGITGNNRVSDYATYALLDFGVRNSYYSFNNELQQSAIPVTMASTDLKWENTAQTDVGLDVSFLKSRITLGLDYYRKVTSDLLLNAKLPPTVGYGSAFKNVGKTSNEGLEITLHTRNVETKDFRWGSSFNISFNRSKVLALTQNQESLTSTMGWDSWYSSVALYIAKIGQPVGQFYGYIWDGVYGYDDFDALPNGGYLLKEGIPTNGNTRAAIRPGDIRYRDLNGDGVVNVSDQTVIGRGFPVHVGGFSNDFSYRGFDLNVFFQWSYGAQVMNANRINFENGNKTYLNQYKSFEGRWTPENPTSKIPRAGGQYGYVYSDRTLEDGSFLRLKTVQLGYNVPQALLQRAKIKSLRVFVAAQNLITWTKYTGSDPEVAIGYSALTPGFDYSSYPRARTATIGLNLGL; encoded by the coding sequence ATGTGGAACAATCTACTCTCGTCGAAAAAGTGGATGGCCGCGCCGCTCGTGTTTTTGCTCCTGATCGTATCGTCGGGCGCCATGGGGCAGGTGGGCCTTGCCAAAAAAATCTCCGTCAATTTCAGGAACACGCCGCTGAAAGACGCGCTTAAAACCATTACGAAAGAAGCCGGCACCGTGTTCGTCTACACTTCCAACGACGCGGCCTTCCAGGCGCCCGTCAACTATTCCGCCACGGCAGAAAGCGTGGAAAACGTTATCAGAAAAATATTGACGCAGCAGCAGCTGCAGTTCCGGGTGATGGAAGGGAAAGTGCTCATCGAAAAGGCCCGTCCCGCTCCAAAGCCGCAACCGTCCAATAAGCTTATCCATATCACCGGTAGAGTGGTGGATGAAGAAGGGCAGCCCATGCCCGGGGTGACCGTCAGCGTGAAAGGCTCGCCCATCGGTACGGCCACCGATGCGGAAGGGATGTATCATCTCAAAGACCTGTCCGGCAACGCGGTGCTAACGTATTCGCTGCTCGGGTACGGCCGCCAGGAGCAGCCGCTCAATGGGCGAGACGTCCTCAACGTTACCCTGAAAGTATCGGCCAGCGAACTGAGCGAAACTGTGGTGATCGGGTACGGTACCCAGAAACGTTCGGACCTCACCGGTTCCGTGGGCAGCGTGAACGTGAACGATATGAACAAGGCGCCGGTATCGTCGTTCGACGAAGCCCTCGCCGGGCGCGTGGCGGGTGTGAACGTTTCGTCGTCGGAAGGCCAGCCGGGCTCGGGCATCATCATTTCCATCCGCGGCAACAACTCGCTTACGCAGGATAATTCGCCGCTGTACGTGATCGACGGGTTCCCCATCGAAAGTGCGAACAACAGCCTCATCAACCCCGACGATATCGAAACGATCGATGTGCTGAAAGACGCGTCTGCCACCGCGATCTACGGGGCGCGCGGCGCCAACGGCGTTATCATCATCACCACCAAAAGAGGGAAAACCGGCGCGCCGTCGATCTCCTACAACGGCCGCTATGGCTGGATGGAGAACATCCAGCGCATCCCGGTGATGAATGCGTACGAGTTCGTAAAGCTCCAGCAGGAGATCAACGTGGGCGACCTGGACGAAACCTATCTCGCCAACGGCGTAACGCTGGACGATTATAAGAACGTGGAAAGCATCGACTGGCAGGGGAAACTCTATCGCGTGGCGCCGCAGCAGAACCACAGTATTTCCATGCGCGGCGGATCGGATAAAACGAAGTATGCCGTGTCTGGCCAGGCGCTCGACCAGCAGGGGACCATCATCAATTCCGCGTTCAAACGTTACCAGGCCAAGATCAGCCTCGACCAGATCATCAACGACCGGATCAAGGTGGGCGGGAACGTGACGTATACGAACACCAAAACCACCGGTACCACGCCTTCCGCGCCCAGCCTGTCGTCTATGAACAATCTGCTGTACAGCGCGTGGGGATACCGGCCTTCGGGGCCCATCCGGTCGGAAAAGCCCATCAATGAGAACTTCGAAGACGAGTTGATAGACGATATGGTGAACTCGGGAACGGATTACCGCATCAATCCCTTCCTCAGCGCGGAAAATGAATACCGCCTGCGGAACGTCGACAATCTCATCGCCAATGCGTTCGGGGAATATAAAATCCTCCCGAACCTGCGCCTGCGCATCTCCGGCGGGCTCAACAAAAATACCCAGCGCAACGATGCGTTCAACAACTCGAAAACACGCAGCGGGAACCCGTACACCGTGTACAAGGTGAACGGTTCCATTATGTATTACGAAAGCACCAACTGGTTGAATGAGAATACGCTCACGTTCGACAAGAAATTCAATAAATACCACCGCCTCAATGCCGTGGCGGGTTTCACGGCGCAGGGGAACCATTATGCCGTACATGGGATGAGCGCCAACCAGCTGCCGAACGAAAGCCTGGGGCTGAACGGCCTCAGCCAGGGCGTGCCGCAACCCATCACCAGCAGCGAATCGGAATGGGCGCTGGCATCGTGGCTGGCGAGGGTGAACTACGTGTTCCGCGATAAATATTTCCTCACGGCGTCTTTCCGCAGCGACGGTTCTTCCAAGTTCCGGGCAGACAATCAGTGGAGCTACTTCCCTTCGGGCGCGGTGGCCTGGGAAATTTCGAAAGAAAGTTTCATGAAGGAAATCCGGTTCATTTCCAATGCGAAGCTCCGCGCCAGCTGGGGCATTACGGGCAACAACCGCGTGTCTGACTACGCCACGTATGCGTTGCTGGATTTCGGCGTGCGGAATTCCTATTATTCCTTCAACAACGAACTGCAGCAGAGCGCCATCCCCGTTACGATGGCCAGTACCGACCTGAAATGGGAAAACACGGCGCAGACGGATGTGGGGCTGGATGTGTCTTTCCTGAAATCGCGCATTACGCTGGGCCTGGATTATTACCGGAAAGTAACGTCTGACCTGCTGCTGAACGCCAAATTGCCGCCCACCGTGGGTTACGGCAGCGCGTTCAAGAACGTGGGGAAAACGAGCAACGAAGGGCTGGAGATCACGCTGCATACCCGCAATGTGGAAACGAAGGATTTCCGCTGGGGAAGCAGTTTCAACATTTCGTTCAACCGCAGCAAGGTGCTGGCGCTGACGCAGAACCAGGAATCGCTCACGTCTACCATGGGCTGGGACTCCTGGTACAGCAGCGTGGCGTTGTATATCGCGAAGATCGGGCAGCCCGTGGGGCAATTTTACGGGTATATCTGGGATGGGGTGTATGGGTACGACGATTTCGATGCGCTGCCCAACGGCGGCTACCTGCTGAAGGAAGGCATTCCCACCAACGGCAATACCCGCGCGGCGATCAGGCCGGGAGACATCCGCTACCGCGATCTCAATGGCGACGGCGTCGTGAACGTTTCCGACCAAACGGTGATCGGCCGCGGATTTCCGGTGCACGTGGGCGGTTTCTCGAACGATTTCAGCTACCGCGGATTCGATCTGAACGTGTTCTTCCAGTGGTCGTACGGCGCCCAGGTCATGAACGCCAACCGGATCAACTTCGAGAACGGCAACAAAACCTACCTCAACCAGTATAAGAGCTTCGAAGGCCGCTGGACGCCGGAAAACCCCACCAGCAAAATTCCCCGCGCAGGCGGACAGTACGGCTACGTGTATTCCGACCGTACGCTGGAAGACGGTTCTTTCCTCCGGCTCAAAACCGTGCAGCTGGGATATAACGTACCGCAGGCATTGCTGCAACGCGCGAAGATCAAGAGCCTGCGCGTGTTCGTTGCGGCGCAGAACCTCATTACCTGGACGAAGTACACCGGCTCCGATCCTGAAGTAGCCATCGGTTATTCCGCCCTCACGCCCGGGTTCGATTATTCGTCGTACCCCCGCGCCCGGACCGCTACCATCGGCTTAAACCTCGGACTGTAA
- a CDS encoding Gfo/Idh/MocA family oxidoreductase — MNHTRRDFLQYSAILGAAAVTSPLTGLAGFSREKKLGIALVGLGGYATNQLAPALQQTQHIELRGIVTGTPSKIPVWVEKYRIPDKNVYNYDNFDQIAGNKDIDAVYIVLPNSMHAEFTIRAAKAGKHVFCEKPMAVNVREGQQMIDACQKAGKQLAIGYRLHYDPFHLEMMRLSREKVFGAVKLVEASDGFRAGDPNQWRLKHALSGGGPLMDVGIYAIQGARYTIGLEPISVTAQEFPKTDPVKFKDVEESLAWQLQFPGGAIANSFTTYIAGVNRLYAAAEKGWFEVNNAFGYGGQQGRTSNGPMPFTHINQQAAHMDGVAKAILENRPNNVPGEEGLRDMKVIEAIYASAAAGGKSVKIG, encoded by the coding sequence ATGAACCACACCCGTCGCGATTTCCTCCAATATTCGGCGATACTTGGCGCTGCAGCCGTTACATCGCCCCTGACCGGCCTGGCCGGCTTTTCCCGGGAAAAGAAACTCGGCATCGCCCTGGTAGGCCTGGGCGGTTATGCCACCAACCAACTGGCGCCCGCACTCCAGCAAACGCAGCACATCGAGCTGCGGGGGATCGTGACCGGCACGCCCTCCAAAATCCCGGTCTGGGTGGAGAAATACCGCATCCCGGATAAAAACGTCTATAATTACGACAACTTCGACCAAATCGCCGGTAATAAAGATATCGACGCCGTTTACATCGTGCTGCCGAACTCCATGCACGCGGAATTTACCATCCGCGCCGCGAAGGCCGGCAAACACGTTTTTTGCGAAAAGCCCATGGCCGTCAATGTCCGCGAAGGCCAGCAGATGATCGACGCATGCCAAAAAGCAGGCAAACAGCTGGCTATCGGTTACCGCCTGCATTATGACCCGTTCCACCTGGAAATGATGCGCCTGAGCCGCGAAAAGGTTTTCGGAGCGGTGAAACTAGTAGAAGCCAGCGACGGTTTCCGGGCCGGAGACCCCAACCAGTGGCGCCTCAAACACGCCCTTTCCGGCGGCGGCCCGCTGATGGACGTCGGTATTTACGCCATCCAGGGCGCGCGGTACACCATTGGCCTGGAGCCCATTTCCGTTACCGCACAGGAATTCCCGAAAACGGACCCGGTGAAGTTTAAAGACGTGGAAGAATCCCTGGCCTGGCAACTCCAGTTCCCGGGCGGCGCAATCGCCAATTCGTTTACGACCTACATCGCCGGCGTCAACCGCCTGTACGCCGCCGCGGAAAAAGGCTGGTTCGAAGTGAACAATGCTTTCGGGTACGGTGGACAGCAGGGCAGGACCAGCAACGGTCCCATGCCGTTTACCCACATCAACCAGCAAGCCGCGCATATGGACGGCGTGGCCAAAGCGATCCTCGAAAACCGTCCGAACAACGTGCCCGGCGAAGAAGGCCTCCGCGATATGAAAGTGATCGAGGCCATTTACGCTTCCGCCGCAGCAGGAGGGAAGTCCGTCAAAATTGGATAA
- a CDS encoding DUF5017 domain-containing protein yields MKKLLYTIMGGLLAVSCSTKDSPSPDFNITVKSDSYPLGDTSFFYLTGNPYTLTFWAGDSTHQYKYRNRTTAAGKPEMQFTSYRQGGNQAGSLQLLISTDFPGVYDSASVYSPNTHWTDITDRATLSTGTTQTASGVIDLSEFGNGGKPVYIAYRYTGQKSAVAQRTWTVQTFSATNVVDEDQARMPVAANLAAGSWAVVKMKNPAVQWVLSASSFKVTGGAANSDEAESWIISKGLMLNKAVPDVGVPIKKMADNRLESYFTIYKSPGRYTATFEAATTTIYDSKSAVKSVDVNILP; encoded by the coding sequence ATGAAGAAACTCCTGTATACGATCATGGGCGGCCTGCTGGCGGTGAGCTGCAGCACGAAGGATTCCCCTTCGCCCGATTTCAATATTACCGTAAAAAGCGACTCCTATCCACTGGGAGACACCTCGTTCTTTTACCTCACCGGCAATCCCTATACCTTAACTTTCTGGGCGGGCGACAGCACCCACCAGTACAAGTACCGCAACCGCACCACCGCGGCCGGAAAACCTGAAATGCAGTTCACATCGTACCGCCAGGGCGGCAACCAGGCGGGCTCGCTGCAATTGCTCATTTCCACCGATTTCCCCGGCGTGTACGATTCGGCCAGCGTGTATAGCCCGAATACGCATTGGACGGACATCACAGACCGCGCCACCCTTTCCACCGGCACTACCCAAACGGCTTCCGGCGTGATCGATCTGTCGGAATTCGGCAACGGCGGCAAGCCGGTTTACATCGCGTACCGCTACACGGGCCAGAAATCGGCGGTAGCGCAGCGTACCTGGACGGTCCAGACGTTTTCGGCGACCAATGTGGTGGACGAAGACCAGGCCCGCATGCCCGTGGCCGCTAACCTCGCCGCCGGCTCCTGGGCGGTCGTGAAAATGAAGAACCCCGCCGTGCAATGGGTGCTGAGCGCTTCTTCCTTCAAGGTGACGGGCGGAGCGGCGAACAGCGACGAAGCGGAAAGCTGGATCATCTCGAAAGGATTGATGCTGAACAAGGCGGTCCCGGATGTGGGCGTGCCCATCAAAAAAATGGCAGACAACCGGCTGGAATCCTACTTCACCATTTACAAATCCCCCGGCCGCTATACCGCCACGTTCGAAGCGGCCACCACTACGATATACGACAGCAAATCCGCCGTGAAGTCGGTGGATGTGAACATCCTCCCATAG
- a CDS encoding FecR domain-containing protein, which translates to MDPYLLEKYLKGTASPDERKEVEAWLESNPEAWIDDFMDRHDGEGERLSDPEKAEFTGKLMRRVRPRRARWLQVAAVLAGLMAAGWYLLKQDKLKPREVRMVDISVPAGKTGAITLPDGSKVIMNAGSHLRYAQNFEGSTRAVQLTGEAYFDVSPDAAKPFVIQSGALSTTVLGTSFNISAYPGSRRQSVTVLSGKVSVRDTASHRALTLLPKQKAVFVPGSAGLTAETLANAENEIAWQQGKLVFDDTPLSEVAEKLSRRYGVQVVLGNDRLALCRFNGQFDREPLDVILKMITSLTNTRATRSADTVYLSGKGCAPSR; encoded by the coding sequence ATGGACCCATATCTATTAGAAAAATATTTAAAGGGAACGGCTTCGCCGGATGAACGGAAAGAAGTGGAAGCATGGCTGGAAAGCAATCCGGAAGCGTGGATCGATGATTTTATGGACCGGCACGACGGGGAAGGTGAACGGCTGTCCGATCCGGAAAAGGCCGAATTCACCGGGAAGCTCATGCGCCGCGTCCGCCCGCGCCGGGCCCGCTGGCTGCAGGTGGCCGCCGTGCTCGCAGGGCTCATGGCCGCCGGCTGGTACCTCCTCAAGCAGGATAAACTGAAGCCCCGCGAGGTTCGGATGGTCGATATCTCCGTGCCCGCCGGCAAAACGGGCGCCATCACCCTGCCCGATGGCTCCAAAGTTATCATGAACGCCGGCAGCCACCTCCGGTACGCGCAAAATTTCGAAGGAAGCACCCGCGCGGTGCAGCTGACGGGAGAAGCGTATTTCGACGTGAGCCCCGACGCCGCGAAGCCTTTCGTCATCCAGTCGGGCGCCCTCAGCACAACCGTCCTGGGCACTTCATTTAATATATCCGCCTATCCGGGCAGCCGTCGCCAGTCTGTCACCGTGCTTTCGGGCAAGGTGTCTGTCCGCGACACCGCCAGCCATCGCGCCCTGACGCTCCTGCCGAAGCAAAAAGCCGTATTCGTGCCGGGTTCCGCAGGGCTCACGGCCGAAACCCTCGCCAACGCGGAAAACGAGATCGCCTGGCAGCAGGGGAAACTGGTGTTCGACGATACGCCGCTGTCTGAAGTCGCGGAAAAACTTTCCCGCCGATATGGCGTGCAGGTTGTATTGGGCAACGATCGCCTGGCGCTTTGCCGGTTCAACGGACAGTTCGACCGCGAACCGCTCGATGTGATCCTGAAAATGATCACGTCGCTGACCAACACCCGCGCCACGCGCTCGGCAGACACCGTGTACCTCTCCGGCAAAGGGTGCGCGCCTTCCCGCTGA